Part of the Flavobacterium alkalisoli genome is shown below.
TCAGGCTGAATATGACTGGCAGGTAACCGATTTTGTAAAACCTAAAAAAGAAGACCTTATTATATATGAGATACTTGTTAGGGATTTTGATTCGGATATGAGTTATCAGGATCTTATAGACAGGATAGACTACTTTGTAAACCTAAATGTAAACGCCATAGAGCTTATGCCGGTTATGGAGTTTGAGGGTAACGAAAGTTGGGGGTACAACACGTCATTCCATCTTGCAAACGACAAGTTTTATGGCCCTGCCAATAAACTTAAAGAGTTTATAGACCTTTGCCATGAAAACGGTATTGCCGTTATACTTGACGTAGCCTTAAACCATGCCTTTGGCCGTAACCCAATGGTAAGAATGTGGATGGACGACCCTGATGGCGACGGTTGGGGAGGTCCAAGCACCGAAAATCCTTATTTTAATACAGAGGCAAAACACTCTTATAATGTAGGTAACGATTTTAACCATCAACAGGCAAGAACCAAAAATTATGTAAAAAGGGTTGTTAAGCACTGGGTTGAAGAGTTCCATATAGATGGTTTCCGTTGGGACCTTACAAAAGGTTTTACCCAAAACTGTACAGCTAACGACGAAGCCTGTACCAATGCTTATCAGCAGGACAGGGTTGATGTACTTAAAGAATATGTAGATTATTCATGGAGCCTTGATCCTACCCATTATGCAATATTTGAACACTTAGGCACAGATGCCGAAGAACAGCAATGGGCTAACTACAAAATTGACGAAGGTAAGGGTATAATGATGTGGGGTATTCTCAATGCCCAATACAACCAGCTTACAATGGGTTATGCCGACAACTCTAACATAAACAGAGTAGGCAGCAACAGCCGTGGTTTTACAGGTAAAAGACTTGTAGGTTATGCCGAAAGCCACGACGAAGAACGATTAATGTTTAAAAACCTAGAGTACGGTAACAGCAGTAATGCTTCACACAATGTAAAAGACCTGAATATTGCACTTAAAAGAATGGAGGCTCTTGGAGCAGTATTGCTGCCTGTACCGGGACCAAAAATGATATGGCATTTTGGCGACCTGGGTTATGAGCTCTCTATATTTACCTGCAATAACGGAACAGTAAACCTACCTGGCGGTACAGATGGCGACTGTAAACTGGATACCAAGCCGCAACCGCAATGGGAAGAGGACTGGATTAACGACATTACACGTCAAAAAGTATATTATACATGGAGCAGACTTAATTACCTTAAAAAACAGGAAGATGTTTTTGAAGGCGATTACCAGATAACCCCTTCATCGGGCAATTCGCTTACTCCTAAAATCCATATCTGGAACGATGCACTAACAAGTGCCGACCTTAAAGACGTGGTTGTTATCTCTAACTTTAATGTTACAGCTCAAAACATAGATCCTGATTTCCCTTATACAGGTACATGGTATAACTTAATGAACAATGAGGAAATTGAGGTTACCGATGTAAACGGTGTTATAAACCTTCCTGCCGGTGAGTTCAGGATATATGGTAACAAACAGGTAGAACTGGGTAATAGTGAGTTTGAAACTCAAAAAATAGTTCTATACCCTAACCCTGCAACTACGCAATTTACTTTAACTGCTGATGTAAACAGTGTTGAGATATATAACATTACCGGGCAACTGGTAAAAACATTTGGTGCATCGCAGGCTTATGATGTTTATGACATCAGTACACTTGCAAAGGGACTATACCTTGTTAAGGTAAGTGACTCTTATAACAACAAGAATACTTTTAAAATGATAAAAGATTAATTTGAGCAAGTTTTAGTTAAGTTCTTAAAGCCTCCTGGTCAAGCAGGGGGCTTTTTGTTATATAAATCATAAAGAAATGTGAAAAACAAAATGTGAGCGGTAATTTTGCGTTCCTATTTGAAATGAAAATGAAAATGAGAATACAAAAAATCGTTCTTTTGCTTTTAACAGCACTATTATTTACACAATGCGACACCGTGAACAATGTGTTTGGCAGTAACAACAAATCAAAAAAAACAACTGCATCACGTTCAAGGACTACCACAAAAAGATCTTCAACAACCACATCAGGCTCCCGCGCTCACTACAACATACAGTACAGGGACGACTTTCTTTCGGTATCCGACAGGGAAAAAGAAAAAATACTGGAAGAGTCTAAAGCTACCGAAGACAATTACTCACTGCTTATCTTCACTAAAAACTTTAAGGGAGAAAAAATAGTGGTAACATCTGAAGATAAAAGGCTTTTTAGCGGTTACCTTATCTCTAATGTAAAAACAGGCTATGCCGATAAACTTACCATAGACAATACAAAAGATGTAAAGGTTTTTGAAAACCTTACTAAAAAAGATATCATGATAGACAGTAAACAGGCTAAAAAGCACAAGTTTATCTATCTTCAAAAAGACAATTCCAACAAAGAAAGTCCTTTTGTATTGGTGTACAGCAATACGTTAAGACCATTGGATTAGTATTTTTTCTATTTTAGCAAAAATTTAAAACCATGCCTCTTTCAGATTCAAACCTAAACTCATTAATGCTCGAAATACATAACAGTATTAACAGCTATAGTAATGAGCTATCAGAAAATGTTACTTACCCTCCGGGTGGTGAACTTACAGAAGCTGAAAAAGAAGAGCTGAAAAAAATCAGCAATAATCCTGTTTTAAAAAGTGCTTTGCAAAAAATAACTGCCGACACAGCTGCTGCAGTTGTATTCGATATTTTCTGTCTTATAGACGGAGTAACAGACCCTGCAGATGAATGGACAGGCATTAAACTTGAGGATATAGCTGAGGATGAAGAACCTGAACCGGAGGAAATGATGTTACATGATAAATTTTATGACACTTATCCTGACCGGGATCAGCATAAAATATAACATTTGAACTATCCCGGGCTATCTCATTGAAGAAAAAAGAGATAAGTAATTTCAAACTTTGCCTAATTAAAGAATTAGCATACCTTTACCCCTCTCATCTTCAAAAAATTATCTCAAAAAGAATAATTTTTACATCTATTTGAATTTCTAATAAATAATTGTACTTTTGCATCCCCTTTATTGGGGATGGAATGTTTAATTAAATAAATTTATTGTGAACACATTAAGCTACAAGACAGTTTCAGCTAACAAAGCTACTGCTCAGAAAGAGTGGATTATTGTTGACGCTGAAGGTCATAATTTGGGCCGTTTTGCTTCAAAAGTTGCTATGCTTCTTAGAGGTAAATACAAAACAAATTATACACCGCACGTGGACTGTGGAGATAACGTAATTGTTATTAATGCAGAGAAAATCAATCTAACAGGAAACAAGATGGAGGACAAAACTTATATCCGCCACACTGGTTACCCTGGAGGTCAAAGAAGCATAACTGCTAAAAATGTAATGGCTAAGAACCCTGCAGTATTAGTAGAAAAAGCTGTAAAAGGAATGCTACCTAAAAACAAATTAGGTGCTGAGCTATTCCGTAATTTAAATGTATATGTAGGTTCTGAGCACAAACATGACGCTCAAAAACCTAAAACCGTTAACTTAAACGATCTAAAGTAAATGGCTACTATTCACAAAATCGGTAGAAGAAAAACCGCTGTTGCGCGTGTTTACGTTACTGAAGGTAACGGTAAAATCACCGTTAACAAAAAAGACTTAGAAACTTATTTCCCTACAGCTACTTTACAGTACAAAGTAATGCAGCCTCTTGCAATGACAGAGAACGCTTCTAACTTTGACGTAAAAGTAAACGTATACGGAGGTGGTATAACAGGACAGGCAGAAGCTGTAAGAATGGCTATCGCAAGAGCAATGTGCGAAGTTGACGCTGAAAACAGAAGCATCCTTAAACCGGAAGGTTTATTAACAAGGGATCCTAGAATGGTTGAGCGTAAGAAATTCGGTCAGAAAAAAGCACGTAAAAGATTCCAGTTCTCTAAACGTTAATATGCTGTTGTCGAAATTATTTCGATTCAGTTCATTTTTTATTATTGAATTTAAAACAAAGTGTTGTTGTCCCGCAAGGGAGTTAGTTTAGCATCTAAATGGCTAAGGCCGGAAAAACCGCCACTTATCCATTGCTTACTCAACAGAACGTAAACTATTACAAAAATGGCAAATAAAGTAGAAGTTAAAGACTTACTAGAAGCAGGTGTTCACTTTGGACACATGACTAGAAAATGGGATCCAAACATGGCTCCTTACATTTATATGGAGCGTAATGGTATTCACATTATCAACCTATATAAAACTGCTGCTAAAATAGAAGAGGCTAACGAAGCCCTTAAAAAAATCGCAGCATCAGGCAGAAAAGTATTATTTGTTGCCACAAAAAAACAGGCAAAAGATATTGTTGCTGAAAAAGCAACTGCAGCAAACATGCCGTTCATC
Proteins encoded:
- a CDS encoding alpha-amylase family glycosyl hydrolase — encoded protein: MKKFTQLLLLLTASIGFAQQQNVTYSVSPTTFNEDESITITINGSSVNEATWGVTGNALYLWGWSYDLNDENSMDCPTNGSWGSSNEANKFTYNSGTDTYTMTFVPTTFYNRTGIGSIGFLVKAKDANGDKKSQDIILQVGNFQVSLTTPANNSNTIIASGSNFSIAATNTGGTANYELFANGISINTAADVSSYNYTDNNITANRNYELVVIQGANSISKTFSAIVNPGSLEEAMPEDYEDGITYNQTDATKAVLVLDAPNKDFVYVAGSFNNWQPTSAYAMKKDTNSGKFWMELTGLTDGEVYTYQYWVVDETPIANSPALVKTADPYSTLVLSPYDDPYIPASKYPNLPTYPAGQEREVTVLQTGQAEYDWQVTDFVKPKKEDLIIYEILVRDFDSDMSYQDLIDRIDYFVNLNVNAIELMPVMEFEGNESWGYNTSFHLANDKFYGPANKLKEFIDLCHENGIAVILDVALNHAFGRNPMVRMWMDDPDGDGWGGPSTENPYFNTEAKHSYNVGNDFNHQQARTKNYVKRVVKHWVEEFHIDGFRWDLTKGFTQNCTANDEACTNAYQQDRVDVLKEYVDYSWSLDPTHYAIFEHLGTDAEEQQWANYKIDEGKGIMMWGILNAQYNQLTMGYADNSNINRVGSNSRGFTGKRLVGYAESHDEERLMFKNLEYGNSSNASHNVKDLNIALKRMEALGAVLLPVPGPKMIWHFGDLGYELSIFTCNNGTVNLPGGTDGDCKLDTKPQPQWEEDWINDITRQKVYYTWSRLNYLKKQEDVFEGDYQITPSSGNSLTPKIHIWNDALTSADLKDVVVISNFNVTAQNIDPDFPYTGTWYNLMNNEEIEVTDVNGVINLPAGEFRIYGNKQVELGNSEFETQKIVLYPNPATTQFTLTADVNSVEIYNITGQLVKTFGASQAYDVYDISTLAKGLYLVKVSDSYNNKNTFKMIKD
- the rplM gene encoding 50S ribosomal protein L13, which encodes MNTLSYKTVSANKATAQKEWIIVDAEGHNLGRFASKVAMLLRGKYKTNYTPHVDCGDNVIVINAEKINLTGNKMEDKTYIRHTGYPGGQRSITAKNVMAKNPAVLVEKAVKGMLPKNKLGAELFRNLNVYVGSEHKHDAQKPKTVNLNDLK
- the rpsI gene encoding 30S ribosomal protein S9 produces the protein MATIHKIGRRKTAVARVYVTEGNGKITVNKKDLETYFPTATLQYKVMQPLAMTENASNFDVKVNVYGGGITGQAEAVRMAIARAMCEVDAENRSILKPEGLLTRDPRMVERKKFGQKKARKRFQFSKR